The nucleotide sequence CCAGTTGATTATTTTAGTACCAATACTAGATGACCCCTCCCGAATTGGGTCCAAAATAGAAAGACAATCAAACTTATTAAGGCCTATCTTATTGGGCCTCGTATGGAAGAGGTTCTCAGCAGATGTATGGCCCAGGTGAGGCCTAGTAGGGTTAGTAAACTTACCTGGCTGAAGCTGCTGACGTGGAGGAGCTCTTCTGCAACCGCCTTGTCCAGTGAGGCTATGGAGTTCCTGGTAGTGTAAGTGGATTTTCGTGCGAACTCCACAGTTGTCTTTAACTGAGTAGGAGATGATGTTTCCTCCATAGATGTAGAAACAACCGAGGTACAATATTGTTTAATATGCCCAAAATGTCCACAAAGCATGCATATTAAGTTTAAGCCTTCATACTGAATTGTTTGTCTATGGTGACCTATATTCACATGGGTTTTCAAAGGCTTTTCCAGCGGTACTTCGATACATATTCATGCGTATCTTCCCCTAGAAGTAGACGAAGTGCAAGAATCGATCTTTAGTAGTTTACCCAGTTTTGACCCAACTCTTTGGAGAATTTCCAAATCATAGAATTTAGTAGGAAGCTCAGGAAGCCTCATCCACAAAGCTGAGTACATGAGTTGAGTAGAAGATGCTATAAATTTTGGCTCCCACCTACGGACAGATAGAAAATGGTTCAAAATGAACCAAGGACCACCATATAGTGATGTCATCatattctcttcttttttaaaCTTTATAAGAAAAAAATCAAATCCTAGATCAATTAGAGACAGTTCCTCAGTCGGCTTCCAAAGGTTAATGAGCTTGTTTCTCAGAATATGATGTGCAATCTTACGTCCAAACAGTTTTATTATAACTGAATATTTCCAAGGTTCGTATAAACGCGATTTATCATTCGCACTGATGGGAATAAAGTTATCATCGTTGTCAGCCTGTAGGAGGAGTTCGTCAGTTAAGATAGCATCAGAGGTTATGTTACTAAGATTTTCTGGATTTGGTGAAAGGTGTTTATCAAGTAATAGGGTTTGTAGGAAGGTTTTTGGTTGAGAAGTTGTGTTTATATCATCTATTTGCATAGATCCTATATCAGGTGGTTCAACTCGCTGTTGTTGTTGATCTGGCATTTGGGATTGCTGTGGATTCATGTTATGAGTAGGTGATAATATCACAGGGTAAGTGAAGGTACTTTAGAAGACAGTTTGGCAAACAGAGGAAAAAAACGAGAGTATTTACATTGGTGTATTTTTACCTTTCTTGTTAAACGGTTCACaaatgaatttaagttatatataatgaaattataatttttttgcaCTATCAATGCAATAAACCCAATTATATCAAGTTATTCTTCTATTTTTTAAGTTACCATATCAGACTTGCTATAATGAGTTACATGTTATTGCGGAtcagaaggggagccttggcgtaactggtaaagttgttgccatgtgaccaggaggtcatgggttcgagccatggaaacagcctcttgcagaaatacagggtaaggCGGGTGCGTATGATAGACCCTTAGTGGTCTGGCCTTTTCCCTGACCCCACGTATAGCGGGAGTTTGGTGCACCAGGCTGTTCTTTTTTATGTTATTGCAGATCAATTTAACATGATGCGGTGGCGGATCTAGAGTATTGTTACTGGTTTTCGAAAACCCTGTAAGTTTTGCATTACGTTATATTTCAATTAAGAAATCcactaaatatttaaaaatatttaattgtgaaccaagttattattatatattaatttgagattacggtaggaacccataaactttatGGATCCGCCTCTGACATGATAGTGTAAGAAAAACTTAGTTAGTGCTTAGAACTTAAACTCAATTAAAATGACTTCACATTCAATTTagttcccttttttcttttatttactatTGTACATCATCCTGTTGAGAATTATTTGTTGATTAATCTCTCAAATCTGTTAAAGTCCCTTGGTGTTCTCAAACCTGCTGCAACTGGAGAGTTTGACACATTTTCATGCAAATTGAGTTTACTTCAGCCAAAAGATAGAGAAATTGATGTTAATTGCGGCATTTCCAGGCTCAAGTATTGGGCAAATACAAGTTATATTGTTTCGCAATATGGTTGAAAATTATAGATCTACCGTTAACAGAATCGGAGTCAGAATTTTATGTTTATGAGTTCGAGATTCTAATCGTTTTAaattattgggttctaaattaataatttttatatatttaataaaaaatttaagacaaatacaaggttcgaaccaaagctATTAGATTCGATTGAACCCTCCTGacactctagctccgcccctcATAGTTAAGTTTCCTCCAAGTAAAGATGATGAACATCATTCAGGCAGCTAAATGCCTTTGAGTTTACAATAAGCATACAATCCAGATCCCATAAAGCCAACACATTGGCCAACAACATTCAACTGTCATTAAGAAAATGGTAATATATATCAGTAATTGTATAAACTAATAGTAAATTATTGAAGTGTATTGATTATACTAACCAGATCAAATGGAAGTTCTCTGAATACTATCCAGCCGAATCCAACAGTAAAAAAGTCCTGCATATGAAGTCATTAGTTGTTACAAAAGAGCACATAtgaaaaaatcaaccaaaaagaaaaactaatctaAAGGGGCTTTGTTCATTTTCAATTCTAATAATTGAAAGAATGTATATTTTTTAACTGTGCACAAAACATCCAACATTCACGCAGGGAGGGGGAAAGGGCCGCACcctaaggggtgtgatgtagacagactaccctaatgcaagcattagtggctgctgcATTCACGTAGGGTCCAAGGAAGGGCCGCGCcctaaggggtgtgatgtagacaacctacactaatgcaagcattaatgaCTGCTACATTCACGCAGGGTCCAGGGAAGGGCTGTAcctaaggggtgtgatgtagacagactaccctaatgcaagcattagtggctgcttccacggctcgaacccgtgacctataggtcacacagagacaactttaccgtcGCTTCAAGACTGCATACCTTTCATAAAGGCATTAAGATATTACACACCTTGAGATTTCCGCAGATTGTTTGTGTTAGTGCTGAATTGATAGTTGTATTTAGGAATACACAATAGTTCAATAAGAAAGCCAGAACACATGATAGAAAAATCACAGCCTGCAAAGATATGAAGCAAGGAATTCAGTTAGAACATTAATATTCATTCACTGTTTCTGTGCAAATCAAGAAGCTAAGTTCTATTGGCTCAAGAAAATGAACAGAAAGAAAGGCAGAACACATTTAGTGAGTAACAAGAAAAGCTTATGTTATACTTCAGCTCATGCTAACAAACTTTTCCAACAACggcggagccaggatttgaagtttatgagtttGGGATTCTGGTCCTTTTAAGTTAATGAGTTCTagattaataatttgtacatatttaatgatTTTCTTATGACAAATACAGAATTTGGACAAAAGCTAGTGAGTTTAGCCGAATCCGTAACCACTGTCTTCCAGCAACCCTAGTGCTAGATCTATCCTCACATAGGTATGGACAATGAAGTTATGTTCATAATTCATGATAATGTGATGTTAATTCCTCTTGAAAGTAACTAGCAAATCTCTCTTCATGTGATTTAAATCCTCTTGGAAGTTACTACCAAATCTTTCTTcctgtgattttctttcttcaaggTAGCTTCTCTATAGAACTTCTCAAACAAGACATAAGTAGTGGCTAATATCCACATTTTCCATTTGCCAATGGCGGAACTACAAGTATTTCATGAAAGTGAGAACACCATAACCGCATATGAAGGGCGTATTCGCTTCGTTAAAGATTAAAGGGGGAGACAGACAGAAGAAAAAATATAAGTTAAATTAGAACAGAGTGACAGCAGCAAAATTTAGAACTACTAGTAATGTTTACAACTGTCGTAGCAGTAAAGTGCATGTTTTCCAAGTTAAGGATGATACACTTGACAGATGAATTTGGCATTTGGGTGCGGCCCTTTCCCGAACGCGGGATGCCTTGTGCACCGGGCTACTCTTTTTTTAGTGTTTATTTTAGATCAAATTTTAGTTACATTAGTCAATAGACATTTTATCAAGAATTACGAACAGCAAAGACGATTACATCTTGAAGTATCTACGTTAAAGCTAAAGAAACAAGACATTAGCCAGCACAGAACTATTATACAGAGATTTTATTAAAATAAGTACCTGAAAGCCAGCAGTATACAAATATGGAAAATTTGTCGTAGCTTCTAAGTCGCCTCTGAACGCTGTCCAAAGTAGCAAAATTGGTGTACATATTATACCTGCAGAGAGTCTCACATTGTCAAATCAGGCAGATTGATGTCCTTATCGATCCGTTACATACAGTCAATATAATGGTAGCATTTTCTTACCATTACACCACATCAGGCCAAAGCTGTTAAGGCCACTGGATTCTCCTAAATTGGATAATAGAAACATATAAAAAAAGTTGTCGATGAAATTCATAAAGAGACATCGCAGAAGAAATAAAGCAAAAAACTAAAAATACCAATGTTAGCTATACAAGCCAAGTATACTGCTGTAGTTATGTTGGAGACGAGAACGATAGTATAACTGTAGTAGTCAAACGATAGGTCTCGAGCTCCAGCAACAAACGCGCCAAGTATGATAATTCCTACACTGATGAGACCCTTGTAAGTGTTTTCATAAAGACACCAAATTAAAATACTATGTAATAACTAGGTACATTTCTTTATATCTGTGTATATATATGAAAAAGGAAGCTATAGCTAGAATGATTTCTCACCATGTAACAACATACGATGAATGTTTTTTCCCTGTCAAAAAATACTCTGCTAACATTGTGAAAAAAACAGTTGTTCGTCTCAAAGTGGTATACATAGGGACGCTAATTCCACGAATAGATTCCATAGAGACCAGCTGTCAGCGAAAAGAAAAAATTGCAGATTTTACTTAAGAAACAACTGAAAAGCTAAGAAGAAACACTACACAATAAGAAGATCAACAAGAGGAATTAATACTTACCATGTAAAGCAAATATGATAACGCGACAGGAGTACAATGAAGTACTGTCTTAAATGGTACAAGGTTTGTCGTGTGCTTAACCACAGTATGTGAATCCTGAACCGTGAAAGATATAAATTTCCAGCGTCTCAAAGCATAGAGAATCAAACTTGAACTTAGCATCTGCACATTGAATTGAAAAATTGCTTTACCTTACAAGCGTGAAATTATCAAATCTTGCTTTCCTACAAAATCAGTGTCGTTCAACTAAATATAGTTCCGATTTTAGCAGTATCTTAGTATAGTGAGCAATGTACACTGCAGTTCAACGATTCAAAACGGGAAGAATTTTGGATCAAGAAAATTGTATGACTAGACTAATTAAGGTGCACAATGCCTTTCAAGATCATGTTTGCAACACGTTGTTAGAAGGAAAGCCTGAcgcactaagctcctgctatgcaCGGGTCTGGGGAAGGGCCGGAACACAAGAGTCTATTATATGCAGCCTTACCCTACATTTTTGCAAgagctgtttccacggctcgaacccgtgatctcctggtcacatgacagcaACTTTACTAGTTACGCCAAGACTCCCCTTCTTGCTAACACGATGTTATTCAAGCCAAAAATACCCCAATGCataagacacacacacacactctaaGATTTACATAGAAATGATTATCACCAGGAGGCTGAAAGAGCTAAATCTATCATTTCTGCGACACGAGCTCATAATCTAAAGTCAAATATGTTAGTTAGAATGTGAAGAATCTAGTTGTCCAAAACGCTTAAATTGGTAAGACAGAAAGTACTATGTGACGAATTGTCAAGTGAGTTACTGGCAACAATCCCTACTACAAAAACAGGAACTAGcgacaaataaatagaaaaatctgTTACTAATCTGATTTAGCAACGGATTAGTGAcagattatcaagaaattctaTTAGCTACCAACGATTTAGCGACAGATCAGCGACGGAGTTCGTagtatattttttctctttttttttcttttttttttttttgtagtgaatACAAGATAGATAACTTAGTCAAGCATGTATAGCAGATAACAGAACCAGACTTCAGTTCAAGTAGGTAAAATATGCAGAAAGAAACTTCCACATTTCTGTTGAAGAGAAAGCACACACAAAGATAACATAAAAGACATATTGCTAGCAGAGCTTCGAATCAGTGTGATGCATGGTATAGATAATTGTTAGAAGTCCATCAGTTTGATTTTTTGCCTATATCTAAGTTTTGTATTTTACTTTAAACCTTTGCTTCAAAATAGTTCTTTATTCCCCCCCCCCAACTCAACCCCTGAAGGCATTAGCAAGATATTTATCCTTGTTTAGGCAAAACGTTGCCGATgatctttcggaaacagcctctctatcccctAAGGTagggggtaggggtaaggtctgcgtatacactattTTCATGAGACCCCACTTGTGGGTActgagttattgttgttgtttaggCTAAATGTTAAAAGGTAATCCACCTTTGATAAGTATTTTAGGACTTTAATTTTCACTTAACAATGAAAACATGAATCAAAACTGATTTAAGTTACAGAACTGAAGAACCATGATATTTTGCCAAGTTGATATAAGCCCCACAATTTTGGAAAAGGATAGTGCATATGTACATGGCTGCTGTATGCAACAATAATGTTAAGTTAATTTCTTAttaagtttcaatgatgacaaaTTCTAATTGTTCTATTTCGCAGAagtcatcaaaaaggaaaaggaaatcaGTTGTTAAAATCAATAGATCTATAGAAGGAACCAAAAAGGCTGCTGATCTACTCAACTTCAATCAAGGCAATCAGTATTCAAATGAAGAAGTTATTGCCGTATTCAGCTCCTCAATTAAAGCTCAGTCAAGGGATTGACTCTCTCGTAAATGAAGGCTGTGACAAAGGAAAGTCACGATTGAATCCGTTCTTTCCTAAAGAGCAGAATTCGAAGAGGCACCCCTTGGGTCAAATCCTTTTCAAAGATCTCGTGTCTCTATTTCTGGTTAAGATATCAACGGCTATTTTTCATCTTCTATAAGAAGGCTGCTTAGCTCAAAAGGAAGACTTGCACAACTACATACATTGTCTTCTAAGTCTCCCTACTTCTTAGCCTAAACACTGTAATCTAAAGTTTATCAGTGTCTCAAAAGATAGGAAAAAGTTAGAACAAAAAAGAGAGTTGTGTGTTGTAATTCTTTCAAGATATAAAAAggaacccttgtgacccaaggaAAACTGGATGTAAGTACCTCACCGgtaccgaaccagtataaaattgtTGTGTGTCTTTCTCTATTTAGTTACTGTCATTTTACTTTCGCTCTCAATTTAGTCAACTAAAATCACCGTTAGTCGACTAAGTTTTTAAGTTTTTCGGATTCACTGAGTACTGTACTTCGTTGGTGGTGAACGAATCAAAACCATCCCTGTTGTAATTCTTTCAAGATATAAAAAGGAACCCAAGGGAAACTGGATGTAAgtaccgaaccagtataaaattgcTGTGTGTCTTTCTCTATTTAGTTACTGTCACTTTACTTCTGCTCTCAATTTAGTCAACTAAAATCACCGTTAGTCGACTAAGTTTTTAACAGGCCACAATCCCCCCCCCCTCTTATACCTTCAAATAGCGCAAAACTTTTCTTTATACCATTTTTCCCTATGTTGCTCGGATACAGGTGTGGCCACTCGCTGCAGGTGTGGATCTAGAAGTCCGAACTTAAATGTTAGGATTGGGGGATAAGAATAGGAGTATGAAGTAGTGGTATTAAGATGCagcaaataaatatatattacgACTTACATAAATATACATTTTTAAAGCTAGTATGAttaaattttaaagtgttctagtACTTTATTGATTATACATATGATATaaactcaaaatcaaaccaaattggCCATAGGCGTAGTAAAACCACTAAAATTAGGTTGAGCAAATCCAGAGCAAGATCCCAACCAACACCCAAATCGTCTCGGATGATCAACACATGTGTGCAACGAGAATTTTGAATGATTTGAGCAACATAGTTTTCCCCTAAATACCTATTGACGTAATACCTAACCAacatttttatgcaatttttttATTAAACTTTAATTAACATGATAGATACCCAACCAACGTACTGGGAAATCAGTACAAATCATCTGAATAAATCTAACATAAGGTAGTTACCTGAAAAAGTGTGATCACGTTTGCGCATGGAAATTTATAAGATGAAAGAGCTGCCTTATTGAACATGACCAAGAGAACTGCCAAAAATTgcacatatataaaaaaattgtataataaaagaaaatgaagcaTTGTCGTAGACTC is from Nicotiana tabacum cultivar K326 chromosome 18, ASM71507v2, whole genome shotgun sequence and encodes:
- the LOC107786195 gene encoding UDP-N-acetylglucosamine transporter UGNT1-like codes for the protein MPTEVSILSITFCFSFFNFYSHSTMVSMESSKSTESQNLPVFGKRSPAAMTKKGVYVAICYMACAVLLVMFNKAALSSYKFPCANVITLFQMLSSSLILYALRRWKFISFTVQDSHTVVKHTTNLVPFKTVLHCTPVALSYLLYMLVSMESIRGISVPMYTTLRRTTVFFTMLAEYFLTGKKHSSYVVTCVGIIILGAFVAGARDLSFDYYSYTIVLVSNITTAVYLACIANIGESSGLNSFGLMWCNGIICTPILLLWTAFRGDLEATTNFPYLYTAGFQAVIFLSCVLAFLLNYCVFLNTTINSALTQTICGNLKDFFTVGFGWIVFRELPFDLLNVVGQCVGFMGSGLYAYCKLKGI